One Thalassotalea sediminis DNA segment encodes these proteins:
- a CDS encoding ExeA family protein, producing the protein MYLYHFGLRELPFTLTPNTNFYLGMAPHFEAFEVLLTALKTGEGFIKVIGEVGTGKTLLCRKLLNEIPEHFITAYIPNPYLQPDELRRAVAVELGVKQAQRMSVQLLTQRIQERLLTLHSQGHSVVLILDEAQALPAESLEALRLFTNLETETRKLLQVVLFAQPELDQRLNEDTFRQLKQRITFSYHLRAMTEQEVAKYIEHRLQVAGYKGAQLFDEKLCARIARVSHGIPRLVNILCHKMLMLSYGQGSYRLTKKHLTLAVQDTESTGEMLDNRRKWITAGALLSLVLLSLYFLGGTR; encoded by the coding sequence ATGTATCTTTATCATTTCGGGTTGCGTGAATTACCCTTTACGTTGACCCCGAATACAAATTTTTATTTGGGAATGGCGCCACACTTTGAAGCGTTTGAAGTATTGCTAACGGCGTTAAAAACGGGTGAAGGCTTTATTAAGGTTATTGGTGAAGTTGGCACAGGTAAAACCTTGCTATGTCGGAAGTTACTAAATGAAATTCCAGAGCATTTCATAACAGCCTATATCCCAAATCCATACCTACAACCAGATGAATTAAGGCGCGCGGTCGCGGTTGAGTTAGGTGTTAAACAAGCACAGCGCATGTCTGTACAACTATTAACGCAACGTATTCAAGAGCGTTTACTGACCTTGCATAGTCAAGGACACTCTGTTGTATTGATATTGGATGAAGCGCAAGCCTTACCTGCTGAAAGTTTAGAAGCATTAAGGTTGTTTACTAACTTGGAAACTGAGACACGTAAATTATTACAAGTGGTGTTATTCGCCCAACCAGAATTAGATCAACGCTTAAATGAAGATACCTTTAGACAATTAAAGCAACGAATAACGTTTTCGTATCATTTGCGTGCCATGACAGAACAAGAAGTTGCAAAGTACATTGAACACCGTTTACAGGTTGCAGGATATAAAGGTGCGCAATTGTTTGATGAAAAACTCTGCGCACGTATCGCCAGGGTATCGCATGGTATTCCTCGGCTAGTGAATATTTTATGTCATAAAATGCTCATGCTAAGTTATGGGCAAGGGAGTTACCGCTTAACCAAAAAGCATTTAACCCTCGCGGTACAAGACACAGAATCAACGGGTGAAATGCTTGATAATCGCCGAAAGTGGATAACGGCAGGCGCCTTGTTGAGTTTGGTGTTGCTCAGCTTGTATTTCCTTGGAGGAACACGATGA
- the rpsR gene encoding 30S ribosomal protein S18: MSRFFRRRKFCRFSAEGASEIDYKDTATLKNYITESGKIVPSRITGTSAKYQRQLGRAIKRARYLALLPYTDLHK, from the coding sequence ATGTCTCGTTTTTTTAGACGTCGTAAGTTCTGCCGCTTTTCAGCGGAAGGCGCTAGCGAAATCGATTATAAAGATACCGCTACGTTAAAAAACTATATCACTGAAAGTGGTAAAATCGTTCCTAGCCGTATTACTGGTACAAGTGCTAAATATCAACGTCAACTTGGTCGTGCGATCAAGCGTGCTCGTTACTTAGCATTATTACCGTATACTGATTTACACAAGTAA
- a CDS encoding MSHA biogenesis protein MshI, translating into MSLASRIQQAFKPRKASNLIGLSLQQESFHLSTIGEGRQVSCKLFNSAGGDFSTAFKAIQQQSDYSGQCHLVLSSKHNQIVQVDKPSLPDEEIHSALKWQIKDLVTIAPENMVLDYFDAPTLASGVEKIHVVCAAKDSLSTWLEVLREQQLEPTSITIEEFAFAALMPNIDDAKILLCQQPNEDMLLLIVKQGKLYFQRRLRGMANIGDKSEQELNFGTIDSLSLEIQRSMDYFERQMKQAPIKSIEVLVPIANEAYLARCLAENANVAVNLFSMPEPFEEYRTFAASLGAIHSLNENEVVHG; encoded by the coding sequence ATGTCATTAGCGTCACGGATCCAACAAGCGTTTAAGCCTCGAAAAGCATCGAATCTTATTGGGCTTAGTTTACAACAAGAGTCTTTTCACCTCAGTACTATTGGTGAAGGACGGCAAGTAAGTTGTAAGCTTTTCAATAGTGCCGGTGGCGACTTTTCGACTGCATTTAAAGCCATTCAGCAACAATCTGACTATAGTGGACAATGTCATTTAGTTTTATCATCTAAGCATAATCAAATAGTGCAAGTTGATAAGCCATCATTGCCCGACGAAGAAATTCATAGCGCCTTAAAATGGCAGATAAAAGACCTTGTTACTATTGCGCCAGAAAATATGGTACTTGATTATTTCGACGCACCAACGTTGGCCAGCGGCGTAGAAAAAATTCACGTGGTATGTGCTGCTAAAGATTCGTTGAGTACATGGCTTGAAGTCTTGCGCGAACAACAACTTGAGCCCACGTCGATTACCATTGAAGAATTTGCTTTTGCAGCACTGATGCCCAATATTGACGATGCAAAAATTTTACTCTGTCAACAGCCTAATGAAGACATGTTGTTGCTTATTGTGAAACAAGGTAAGTTATATTTTCAACGTCGCTTGCGTGGTATGGCAAATATCGGTGACAAGTCAGAGCAAGAATTAAACTTTGGTACTATTGATTCATTAAGTTTGGAAATTCAACGCTCGATGGATTACTTTGAACGCCAAATGAAGCAAGCACCTATTAAGAGTATTGAGGTACTCGTTCCTATTGCCAATGAAGCTTATTTGGCGAGATGCTTAGCTGAGAATGCTAATGTAGCGGTAAACTTATTTTCCATGCCCGAACCCTTTGAAGAATATAGAACGTTTGCGGCGAGTTTAGGTGCAATACACAGCCTTAATGAAAATGAGGTCGTGCATGGCTAA
- the rplI gene encoding 50S ribosomal protein L9: MEVILLDKIAKLGGLGDKVTVKSGYARNFLLPQGKAVFASKANVEHFEARRADLEKKLADDLAAAEARAAKLVELAEVTIASKAGDEGKLFGSIGTRDIAEAITEAGVEIVKAEVRLPHGSIRETGEFDIAIHLHTDVDSSIKVVVIAEA, encoded by the coding sequence ATGGAAGTAATTCTTCTTGATAAAATCGCCAAATTAGGCGGCCTTGGTGACAAGGTAACTGTTAAGTCTGGTTATGCACGTAACTTCTTATTACCTCAAGGTAAAGCTGTTTTTGCATCTAAAGCAAACGTTGAGCACTTTGAAGCTCGTCGTGCTGATTTAGAAAAGAAATTAGCGGATGACTTAGCTGCTGCTGAAGCACGTGCTGCTAAATTAGTAGAACTTGCTGAAGTAACAATCGCTTCTAAAGCGGGTGATGAAGGTAAATTATTCGGTTCAATTGGTACTCGTGATATCGCTGAAGCGATCACTGAAGCGGGTGTTGAAATTGTAAAAGCTGAAGTACGTTTACCACACGGTTCAATCCGTGAAACAGGTGAATTTGATATCGCAATTCACTTGCACACTGATGTTGACTCAAGCATTAAAGTAGTTGTTATCGCTGAAGCGTAA
- a CDS encoding tetratricopeptide repeat protein, whose amino-acid sequence MSVINQMLKDLEQRNQDEQANTNTHQPVVIQSTSTKPWLLILGILLLVNIAGGLIWWLYQENQLLKEQSFVHQKVSADNVMPVSESGDEPKIAHKVSSNQENAVEADTQVAQVNQNANAPVAAKNTSTITADVNDTFTVDIVQNNQSNSEARNAKNVVNDNEPPLESKTEASQVNKASTEKKPVLTIARKQLTAEALVRQKSKAAQQAIELNNMKRAESLLEEILLIQPEHHSSRKQLAALWFGRQDMRAALNLLSQGIALAPNYLEFRMMQARIYLKEGLHKKALASLMPVAHTDDVAFQSFLATIAQQAGENKQASTAYERLTQLQPTQGKWWLGYAVALDRDGEFSHAKQAYLKASATDDISESTRQFIRQRLSELGE is encoded by the coding sequence ATGAGCGTTATAAACCAAATGTTAAAAGACCTTGAACAACGAAATCAGGATGAACAAGCTAATACTAATACGCATCAACCAGTTGTAATTCAAAGTACATCAACCAAACCTTGGTTACTTATTCTAGGTATTTTGCTGCTGGTTAACATAGCCGGTGGTCTTATTTGGTGGCTATATCAAGAAAATCAACTACTAAAAGAGCAATCGTTTGTTCATCAAAAAGTTTCAGCTGATAATGTAATGCCTGTAAGCGAAAGTGGCGATGAGCCAAAAATCGCGCATAAGGTGAGTTCAAACCAAGAAAATGCTGTTGAAGCCGATACTCAAGTAGCGCAGGTAAATCAAAATGCGAATGCCCCTGTAGCGGCAAAAAATACATCAACAATAACGGCAGATGTTAACGACACATTCACGGTTGATATTGTTCAGAATAATCAATCAAACAGCGAAGCACGCAATGCGAAAAATGTGGTAAATGATAATGAACCACCGTTAGAAAGCAAAACTGAAGCAAGTCAGGTTAATAAGGCTTCAACTGAGAAAAAGCCCGTCTTAACAATCGCGAGAAAACAATTGACGGCAGAAGCGTTAGTGCGACAAAAATCTAAAGCTGCGCAGCAAGCTATAGAGCTTAATAATATGAAACGGGCAGAAAGCTTACTGGAAGAAATTTTGCTGATTCAACCAGAACATCATTCCAGCAGAAAGCAACTTGCTGCGTTATGGTTTGGTCGACAAGACATGCGAGCGGCATTAAATCTATTATCACAAGGTATCGCATTAGCCCCAAATTATCTTGAGTTTCGCATGATGCAGGCGCGTATATACTTAAAAGAAGGCTTGCATAAAAAAGCGTTGGCTAGCTTAATGCCTGTGGCGCATACAGATGATGTTGCATTTCAATCTTTTCTCGCGACTATTGCACAACAAGCTGGAGAAAATAAACAAGCGTCAACGGCATATGAACGTTTAACTCAGTTACAACCAACGCAGGGGAAATGGTGGCTTGGCTATGCCGTTGCATTAGATCGTGATGGCGAGTTTTCACATGCAAAGCAAGCATACCTTAAAGCAAGTGCAACAGATGATATTTCAGAAAGTACACGGCAATTTATTCGCCAACGACTGTCTGAATTAGGAGAATAA
- a CDS encoding PilN domain-containing protein codes for MAKHTINLLQPELIPEQPTWTLGKVVSLWAITLVAMLAWLFWTDYQLSVLKADVAQSNLTKNTLQNEQARLEKRVADNKPDKRLVEQLETIKYLLENKRLLHQQLTDKTTTYAAGFSAAMHELSQYHHRDISLNRIVISGDYVRFDGVANTPESVPSWLTAFEQSTFLSGLTFSHFELKENANKLTEFAVSSYKDDSRER; via the coding sequence ATGGCTAAACATACAATAAACCTATTACAACCTGAATTGATACCAGAGCAACCAACGTGGACTCTAGGGAAAGTTGTATCATTATGGGCGATAACCTTAGTTGCAATGTTAGCCTGGTTATTTTGGACAGACTATCAACTTTCAGTATTAAAAGCCGATGTTGCTCAGTCAAACCTAACAAAAAACACTTTGCAGAATGAGCAAGCTCGTTTAGAAAAGCGCGTAGCAGATAATAAACCTGATAAGCGTCTTGTTGAGCAATTGGAAACAATAAAATATCTTTTAGAAAATAAGCGGTTGTTACATCAGCAGTTAACCGATAAAACCACCACCTACGCCGCTGGATTTTCAGCTGCAATGCACGAACTTTCGCAATATCATCATCGTGACATTAGCTTAAATCGTATCGTTATTAGTGGCGATTACGTGCGATTCGATGGTGTAGCTAATACACCAGAAAGTGTACCTTCTTGGTTGACGGCTTTTGAGCAGTCAACGTTCTTATCTGGGCTTACTTTTAGTCATTTTGAGCTTAAAGAGAATGCAAATAAACTAACAGAATTTGCTGTCAGCTCATATAAAGATGATAGCAGGGAGCGATAA
- a CDS encoding EAL domain-containing protein, whose translation MLKVSYTLFYRSKYSSKQMVKLSLSTLFKLLCTLLISASVTLGVSFVLALNHQFIFAIMCAGAAIVLFAIAWRFYCFIQTKNNRLLAIENWAHLANICHEYQMLEGQDIIAKMVNQLIEKGRDVDNIDIIVDQGIRTKVLLDEETGLGNREFFDHRLDALLKEEDIQGAVYFIHFNDGDIIYTLYGRTAVQQIFNQVIASINALLTKLPGCYLARRDTYELALIVPGVYITEAEKLASRLIKTLSNTILPVGVDKDAFVHIGVSYFSQAENSYQIKSEADMALRSAQLQGPTQWFMFEPGEVEHVSAKGSLQWRTFLERAIARNAFVLFFQPVLSAKTDQSLHHEVLTKVRDNDGQLINARVFLPMAVKSGVIKEIDFLVLAQVCRILSYDSYLKESCSLNISLESLLSKDFFTRFSAVLMSYPNIVSQLIVELSEYQLVNHLSALKLVFKRLQQIGVRIIIDKVGQYVESTEYLKQCSISAIKLHSSVVMHIHQRSENQIFVKSLINVCKYQHVEIYAFGVESSEEWRTLKKLGVNGGQGHYFTEPMTEVAKAIHQP comes from the coding sequence ATGCTGAAAGTTAGCTACACTTTGTTTTATCGCTCTAAATATAGTTCAAAGCAAATGGTTAAGCTTTCATTATCAACACTTTTTAAACTGTTATGCACATTGCTAATTAGTGCCAGTGTGACTCTGGGCGTGTCATTCGTACTAGCCTTAAATCATCAATTTATTTTTGCGATAATGTGTGCAGGTGCAGCTATTGTACTTTTTGCCATTGCTTGGCGTTTTTATTGTTTTATTCAAACAAAAAATAACAGACTACTGGCGATTGAAAACTGGGCTCATTTGGCAAATATATGCCATGAATATCAAATGCTAGAAGGGCAAGATATTATTGCAAAAATGGTCAATCAACTCATTGAAAAAGGGCGAGATGTAGACAATATCGATATAATTGTTGATCAAGGAATACGCACTAAAGTTCTGTTGGACGAAGAGACAGGGCTTGGTAATAGAGAGTTTTTCGATCACCGTCTTGATGCACTTTTGAAAGAAGAAGATATTCAAGGTGCCGTGTATTTTATTCATTTTAATGACGGGGACATAATTTATACACTATATGGAAGAACGGCTGTTCAACAGATTTTTAATCAAGTTATTGCCAGCATTAACGCATTATTGACGAAGCTCCCTGGATGTTACTTAGCACGAAGAGACACTTATGAATTGGCGTTAATAGTGCCAGGTGTTTATATTACTGAAGCAGAAAAATTGGCAAGTCGGCTTATTAAAACGTTGTCTAATACCATATTACCTGTCGGTGTAGACAAAGACGCGTTTGTACATATTGGTGTGAGTTATTTCTCTCAGGCAGAAAATAGTTATCAAATTAAGTCTGAAGCTGACATGGCATTACGTTCAGCACAATTACAAGGACCAACACAATGGTTTATGTTTGAACCAGGTGAAGTAGAGCATGTCAGTGCGAAAGGCTCTTTACAATGGCGAACATTTTTAGAAAGAGCCATTGCCCGCAATGCATTCGTACTTTTTTTTCAACCAGTTCTGTCGGCAAAGACTGATCAGTCTTTGCATCACGAAGTGCTCACAAAGGTACGTGATAATGATGGGCAATTGATTAACGCGCGTGTTTTTCTCCCCATGGCCGTTAAAAGTGGTGTGATTAAAGAAATTGATTTCCTCGTGTTGGCACAAGTGTGCAGAATCCTTAGTTATGATAGTTACTTGAAAGAAAGTTGTAGTTTGAATATATCCTTAGAAAGTCTGTTGTCGAAAGACTTTTTTACACGATTTAGTGCTGTGCTCATGAGTTATCCAAACATCGTTTCACAGCTTATTGTCGAGTTATCTGAATATCAGCTAGTAAATCACTTGTCAGCCTTAAAACTGGTGTTTAAGCGTTTACAACAAATAGGCGTGCGAATCATTATTGATAAAGTTGGTCAATATGTAGAAAGTACAGAGTATTTAAAGCAATGTTCTATTAGTGCGATCAAATTACATTCCAGCGTTGTTATGCATATTCATCAACGCTCTGAAAATCAAATATTTGTAAAAAGTTTAATCAATGTTTGTAAATATCAACATGTAGAAATATATGCGTTTGGTGTTGAAAGTTCAGAAGAGTGGCGAACGTTGAAAAAGCTTGGTGTTAATGGAGGGCAAGGACATTATTTCACCGAGCCTATGACTGAAGTGGCAAAAGCCATTCATCAGCCTTAA
- a CDS encoding 1-aminocyclopropane-1-carboxylate deaminase/D-cysteine desulfhydrase yields the protein MLDITPIHSPVQRLKHPLFAQYNLHVSVKRDDLIHPIISGNKWRKLKYNLQFAKTAGYKGVISFGGAYSNHIHALAYACFQQQLPSIAFIRGESHYAANATLKQAISWGMKCKFLDRESYKKRSDNTFIDHIQQQYPEYFIIPEGGTNFHALKGVQELCHELNSQVEFDTIITPVGSAGTISGLITGDMQQHQILGIAVLKQAGYLRDDIKSLLLEHNCNAKNWQLLTAYHGGGYAKFDNDLLAQMRDFSQVTQLPIEPIYSGKMIVALLALIKQGFFPVGHRIVVLHTGGLQGLYGLIERKKIKADEWLLPLQS from the coding sequence ATGCTCGACATCACGCCAATACATTCACCGGTACAAAGACTCAAGCATCCTCTGTTTGCCCAATATAACCTCCATGTAAGCGTTAAGCGCGATGATCTGATCCATCCAATCATTTCAGGTAACAAATGGCGAAAACTAAAATACAACTTACAGTTTGCAAAAACAGCTGGTTACAAAGGCGTGATTAGTTTTGGCGGCGCTTACTCAAACCATATTCATGCGCTTGCCTATGCCTGCTTTCAACAACAACTACCATCCATAGCTTTCATTCGAGGAGAGTCACACTACGCTGCGAATGCGACCTTAAAACAAGCAATTAGTTGGGGAATGAAATGTAAGTTTCTCGATAGAGAGAGCTATAAAAAAAGATCCGACAATACTTTTATTGACCATATTCAGCAACAGTACCCAGAGTATTTTATTATTCCTGAAGGGGGAACTAATTTCCACGCGTTAAAAGGTGTTCAAGAACTTTGTCATGAACTAAATAGTCAAGTTGAATTTGATACAATAATTACCCCTGTTGGCAGTGCTGGTACCATTTCAGGCCTCATTACTGGAGATATGCAACAACATCAAATACTGGGTATTGCGGTATTAAAACAAGCGGGTTATTTACGAGATGATATAAAGTCATTACTGTTAGAGCATAATTGTAACGCAAAAAATTGGCAGCTCCTGACAGCATATCATGGAGGTGGTTACGCCAAATTTGATAACGACTTACTTGCTCAAATGCGTGATTTTAGCCAAGTGACTCAACTACCAATCGAGCCAATTTATTCGGGAAAAATGATCGTCGCCTTACTGGCGCTCATCAAACAAGGTTTTTTTCCTGTAGGGCATAGAATAGTGGTCTTACATACCGGTGGGTTGCAAGGCCTATACGGTTTAATAGAACGTAAAAAAATTAAGGCTGATGAATGGCTTTTGCCACTTCAGTCATAG
- a CDS encoding GspE/PulE family protein — protein MAAPKLKMRLGDLLVHEHIITNEQLMQALNSQKSTGRKLGDTLIELGYLGERQLLEFLAQQLDVPFLDISQRRIPTDVAKLLPEVHARRLRALIIEDQGDAVLIGMSDPADLSGLDQLEDMLSPRKVKLAVVMESQLYEAFDGLYRRTADIESFASQLEEEYEQSSEFDLTTSFIDEGGDATVGKLLQSVFEDAVQMRASDIHIEPDEKLLRIRQRIDGVLQENVLKENKIASAMVLRLKLMAGLDISEKRLPQDGRFNLKIKGHNIDVRMSTMPVQHGESVVMRLLDQSAGLLSLDETGMPPELVARVRHQITRPHGMVLVTGPTGSGKTTTLYGALSELNQSTKKIITVEDPVEYRLPRINQVQVNSKIDLSFSSVLRTALRQDPDIIMVGEMRDHETVEIGLRGALTGHLVLSTLHTNDAITSALRLIDMGAAGFLVGSSLRAIIAQRLVRRVCDSCASTYEPTSQEKMWLSHLAGDKALNAAFRHGKGCQTCQYTGYKGRIGVFELLEMNEPMMAALKRDDAESFTEQAKAHPHFTPLAMAAFNYAAQGITSIEEVLRLVEMIDVSE, from the coding sequence ATGGCGGCACCAAAACTAAAAATGCGCCTTGGCGATTTGTTAGTGCATGAACATATCATCACTAATGAGCAATTGATGCAGGCGCTAAATAGTCAAAAATCAACAGGTCGAAAACTAGGGGATACTTTAATCGAACTTGGCTATTTAGGTGAGCGACAGCTATTAGAGTTCCTTGCACAACAACTTGATGTGCCATTTTTAGATATTAGTCAACGTCGTATTCCAACCGACGTTGCCAAATTGTTACCTGAAGTACACGCCAGACGATTACGCGCGTTGATTATAGAAGACCAGGGCGATGCTGTGTTAATTGGTATGAGTGATCCCGCCGACCTTAGTGGCTTAGATCAACTCGAAGATATGCTTTCGCCTAGAAAAGTTAAACTTGCCGTTGTCATGGAATCTCAACTTTATGAAGCATTCGATGGCCTTTATCGACGCACAGCTGATATTGAGTCTTTTGCAAGTCAGTTAGAAGAAGAATATGAGCAATCATCAGAGTTTGATTTAACCACGTCTTTCATTGATGAAGGTGGTGATGCTACTGTTGGCAAGTTGTTACAGTCAGTTTTTGAAGACGCAGTACAAATGCGCGCATCTGATATTCATATTGAGCCGGATGAAAAGTTATTGCGCATACGTCAACGTATAGATGGCGTGCTACAAGAAAATGTTTTAAAAGAAAACAAAATTGCCTCAGCGATGGTACTGCGGTTAAAGCTCATGGCTGGTCTCGACATTTCTGAGAAGCGATTACCACAAGATGGTCGCTTTAACCTTAAAATTAAAGGCCATAATATTGATGTACGTATGTCGACCATGCCAGTGCAACATGGTGAGTCAGTGGTAATGCGTTTGCTTGATCAGTCAGCTGGTTTATTATCGCTCGATGAAACTGGGATGCCTCCTGAGCTGGTTGCACGTGTTCGCCATCAAATTACACGGCCCCACGGGATGGTATTAGTAACAGGACCTACAGGTAGTGGTAAAACAACAACACTGTATGGTGCACTCAGCGAACTCAATCAGTCGACTAAAAAAATCATAACCGTTGAAGACCCCGTAGAATACCGCTTACCACGTATTAATCAGGTACAAGTCAATAGTAAAATAGATTTGAGTTTTTCCAGTGTCTTACGTACGGCTTTGCGACAAGATCCAGACATTATTATGGTCGGTGAGATGCGTGATCATGAAACAGTAGAAATTGGCTTAAGAGGCGCATTAACGGGTCACTTAGTGTTATCAACATTACATACAAATGACGCAATCACCAGTGCACTACGTTTGATTGACATGGGGGCAGCGGGCTTTTTAGTTGGTAGTTCACTTCGCGCGATTATTGCCCAGCGCTTAGTTCGAAGAGTTTGTGATAGCTGTGCAAGTACTTACGAGCCAACTAGCCAAGAAAAAATGTGGCTGTCGCATTTAGCCGGTGATAAAGCATTAAACGCTGCGTTTAGACATGGTAAAGGCTGTCAAACCTGTCAATATACTGGTTATAAAGGTCGAATTGGTGTCTTTGAGTTATTAGAAATGAACGAGCCAATGATGGCGGCGTTAAAACGAGATGATGCAGAATCATTTACCGAACAAGCAAAAGCACATCCGCACTTTACACCATTAGCTATGGCGGCATTTAACTATGCGGCACAAGGTATAACGTCGATAGAAGAAGTGTTACGCCTTGTTGAAATGATTGACGTGAGCGAGTAA
- the mshL gene encoding pilus (MSHA type) biogenesis protein MshL: MLIVTMAIVLASCQSVPSKPKHITDELDKAIASSEQSTAPKPLAKLPSAVQQDLMQKNMEHARQGLLSEKRLDIGASDVDAKAFFAALVEDSNYSVAVHPEVSGNITLNLKDVTLTEALDVVEQLYGYEISQSGQVIQVYPAGIRTETIPLDYLFITRGGYSTMSVNSGGVGNADGNNGGQNSGNNNNRNSYNNNQNSQNGNNGQNNQSSQMNINGTNVYTENRSDFWKELEENLEDLIGASESADRSVVVSPQSGLVTVRAFPKDIKAIKNFLTGSQELLRRQVIIEAKILEVTLNDDYQQGVRWGELLGSIGSTEFNFATNGTIEGNVISNTIGGATGLSFVKNTDFSGVLQLLSTQGNVQVLSSPRITATNNQKAVIKVGEDEFFVTEVSSTTTTGTATTTTPEIELTPFFSGIALDVTPQIDANGEVILHVHPSVTTVQEKTKTIRLDGQDYVLPLAQSSVRESDTVVRAKSGEIVVIGGLIETTKVDMESKTPLLGDIPLMGELFKSKSQSTQKKELVLMLKPIVTGRDTWKSQLEDARQLLKQWFPEEDEQ, from the coding sequence ATGTTAATAGTTACAATGGCTATTGTGTTAGCTAGTTGTCAATCTGTGCCTTCAAAGCCTAAACATATTACTGATGAATTAGACAAGGCTATCGCTTCATCAGAGCAAAGTACGGCACCAAAACCACTTGCTAAACTCCCTTCTGCTGTGCAGCAAGATTTAATGCAAAAAAATATGGAACACGCAAGGCAAGGCTTGCTGTCTGAAAAACGATTAGATATCGGCGCGAGTGATGTAGACGCAAAAGCTTTTTTTGCTGCATTAGTTGAAGACTCAAATTATAGCGTTGCAGTACACCCAGAGGTTTCCGGTAATATTACCTTAAACCTGAAAGACGTAACCTTAACCGAAGCGCTTGACGTCGTAGAACAGCTTTATGGTTATGAAATTAGTCAATCAGGGCAAGTTATTCAAGTTTATCCTGCTGGTATCCGCACAGAAACCATCCCATTAGATTATTTGTTTATCACTCGCGGTGGTTATTCAACAATGAGTGTTAATTCAGGTGGTGTTGGCAATGCAGACGGTAATAATGGCGGGCAGAATAGCGGTAACAATAATAATCGGAATTCGTATAACAATAACCAAAATAGCCAAAATGGTAATAATGGTCAGAATAATCAATCTTCACAAATGAACATTAATGGTACCAATGTTTATACTGAAAATAGATCCGATTTTTGGAAAGAACTTGAAGAAAATTTAGAAGATCTCATTGGTGCGAGTGAAAGTGCAGATCGTTCTGTTGTTGTATCACCGCAGTCTGGCCTAGTGACTGTGCGCGCATTTCCAAAAGATATTAAAGCGATTAAAAACTTCCTGACTGGATCTCAGGAACTTTTGCGTCGACAAGTGATTATCGAAGCGAAAATTCTTGAAGTCACGTTAAATGATGATTATCAGCAGGGCGTTAGATGGGGAGAGCTATTAGGGAGTATTGGGAGTACAGAGTTTAATTTTGCCACTAATGGCACGATTGAAGGTAATGTAATTTCCAATACCATAGGTGGCGCAACCGGCCTGAGTTTCGTTAAGAATACTGACTTTTCAGGAGTGTTACAATTATTGTCAACCCAAGGCAATGTGCAGGTGCTTTCCAGTCCTCGTATTACTGCGACAAATAACCAAAAGGCGGTGATAAAAGTTGGAGAAGATGAATTTTTTGTCACCGAAGTTTCTTCAACCACCACAACAGGTACAGCGACAACAACAACACCTGAAATTGAGCTTACGCCCTTTTTCTCAGGTATTGCGTTAGATGTTACCCCACAAATTGACGCCAACGGTGAAGTCATATTGCACGTACACCCGTCAGTAACGACAGTACAAGAAAAAACAAAAACCATACGCTTAGATGGTCAAGATTATGTCTTACCTTTGGCGCAAAGTAGTGTCAGAGAATCAGACACTGTTGTACGCGCTAAGTCAGGTGAAATAGTGGTCATTGGTGGTCTTATCGAAACGACCAAAGTAGATATGGAGTCAAAAACGCCATTATTAGGTGATATTCCATTGATGGGTGAACTGTTTAAAAGTAAAAGCCAGAGCACACAGAAAAAAGAATTAGTATTGATGCTTAAGCCCATTGTAACAGGGCGTGATACATGGAAAAGCCAATTGGAAGATGCGCGTCAGCTGTTAAAGCAATGGTTTCCAGAAGAAGATGAACAATAA
- the priB gene encoding primosomal replication protein N, protein MVGELVKKPNYSTSPAGIEHCQFSIDHRSIQQEAGLNRQAFVRIQVVVTGELTQLTREFVAGSVVKVTGFLNRHESRNGNPLLVLHALQLEMIN, encoded by the coding sequence AAAAAACCCAACTACTCAACTAGCCCAGCGGGTATAGAACATTGTCAGTTTTCAATTGATCATCGATCAATTCAACAGGAAGCGGGCTTAAATCGCCAAGCGTTTGTTCGAATACAGGTTGTGGTAACAGGTGAGCTGACTCAATTAACGCGTGAATTTGTTGCGGGTAGTGTGGTAAAAGTGACTGGTTTTTTAAACCGTCATGAATCAAGAAACGGTAACCCTCTTCTTGTGCTCCACGCCTTGCAATTAGAAATGATAAATTAG